CCAGAGACTCATAATTAATACCGTTCCATTAGTCACAAAAGCCTCTGATCATtctaattgaaaaataaacacaaatttaaaacaaaaatataaatagaatAGAGCCGAGCCGAGCCGAGCCGAGCCGAGCCAACTCGTCTAACTCGAACCGAGACGGTCGAGAGCATCCCTCGCGACTTTCAATCTGGGCTGGACCTTCAGCGCCGCCTCGTAGGCCGTCCTGGCCTCTTCCGTCATCTTCTTCCCCTCGTAGCACTCTCCGAGCGTACAAAACGCCTTCACATTCTCCGGGCTCAGCTCCACAGCCCGAGTCAAATCGGCGATCACCGAGTCAACCTGGCCTCGTCGGTTCATCGACAGCCTGATCTCCGCCCTCTTGACGAGCGCATCGCCGCGCTCCTCCTCGGTGAGGCTCTTGGCGGCGAAAGGGGAGAGAGCGACGTCGATGGCGTCGAGGGCGGAGGTCTTGTAGCCCTGAGAGTCGAGGGCTAGGGCTTTGAGGATGTGGGCGGCGGCGTCCTTGGGGTCGAGGGAGATGGCCTTTTCGGCTTCGTCGAGGGCTTGCTTGGAGAGTGAGGAAGCGGAGGAGGGAGAGGCGGCGGATCGGGCTTGGGCGAGGAGCTGGGCGCCGAGAACGAAGTGGCGCTTGGCTTGTGCTTTGGGTTTGTTGCGGAAGCGGAAGCGGAGATTGGCTAGGAGCTTCTGGGGGATGTTGTGGATGGCGAGGAAGGCGACAACGACGACGAGGATGAGGCCTGCTTGGAGAAACAAGTCTTTAACCATCTGCGAcatcattttgggattgaattggattggacTGGACTAGATTGTTTCGGATGTCTGTATGTTGGATTGGGAATTTTGTTTGTGAATTGTGAGATTGGGATTAGATTGTGAATTGGGGAGGAATGAGGCAAGGGTCGACTATGTTGACTGGAACCTGGCTTTGGATTTGGATATTTAACGAAGCCGCCTTCTTGTTGGCGTTGGGATTGGGAGGGACCTATGAGCTATGACTATTATTTTGATAGGCCTCAGGTGTAAAATAAGTAAATGTTATTAACTACTTGAATTATTAacgtaatttttttaaaaattctccTTCTGTACTTTGTTTCTTATTAGTTCTCTTCACTTTATAAACAACTTTCGTGTTTGAGTTGAAGATGATTAGATCGCCACCAGCTATCTAATGTGCTTATTTTAGATGACTTTATCCATGCATTAACAGATCTACTATTACTATTCACGTTTGGCAACTTGATGCCATCTTTGCTTGCCATCAATTGCTACGGAGATACTTGCAAGAAAACGCTCTAAATCTTACATTTTTCTCCTATTTGTGTTCATGAGTTTTCTAAGCATTTGGGTCATTGGCTCCGGGTCTCACACTTCTTATGTCTCTCCATGATGCACAAGTACAACTGATGGGTGTGTTGCCGATAATATAATCGTGGAACATTGGACATGCTTACCTTGGTTATTGAGTTTCGCTAATCTCGTGGTTGCATCATATAATCACGGATAGAAAGATTGTAGTTTCATTTCCCCAAGTTTCGTGTTTGGGGTTTAGATAGTTGCTTGATTTCTTGAAAAACGATTATAGaggtgtttttttgttgttgctaaaGTTAGGAAGATGAGGGGAAAAACTCACGTATATGGATACTACATGAACTTGAATAATGACCACTTGAAAGCACATCAAAAATCTGGACCAATCCAACTAACACCTCATTGGTGATTATAAGGATGCTTATCTCATCAATTCAATCGACAATTTTAGTGAATGAATATTTGAATGCAATTTGGATCGTTCTAAAGAAAGAATAAAGGAAGCCAATTCGACTTGGAATTCTGTCCTTTTGGCATGAAATTTGATTGAACTTTGGAATGAGCAACAACTAGATGCATATCAGACTTATCagttacaaaacaaaatacaaatcaaAGTTAATTCCAGTTCCTCAATCAAAACGAACCGAACCGAATTCTtctttgaattgaaattgagaTACTGATGCGAGTTCTTCCCTTATGAATCAGACAGATTGAAGGGGATCTAAATAGCTTATCATGAAAACGCTGGCCACACTAGAAACTCACATAAATACAGAAGGAACTATATTTATTTCCCTTCAGTACATATGAGGGGTACAACTGCTTTCTAATTGGGTTAGACAAGAAACACTTGTATAATTGCCAAGAACCAAAGAAGCTCAGTCAGTTGTAGGGATTTAACTACCGAAAGTATAACGATCAACTCTTCGATTCAGCTATGGGCAGAAGCACCCTTCATTTTCCACCCACGGGTACCAACTGCAGAGGAGACTTTAACAACCTCTTTAGGGACTCAACTATACTAGCAAAAGACGGGCGCTGAGCAGGATCACTGCCAAAGACAATACACAAAATGAGAAACTAAACATACAAGTCCTGTCAAGAGAGATAAAGACTACAGTCAGTCTGTTTTAGATAAAAAGTAGGCAAGGAAAGATCTAAGTGATGCTGCCGCCTGCAAGTTCTAAAATATGATGGAAATGCTCTTTCAAAGCACTAAATCCAAATATTTCGTTGAATAAAAGTATTAATTGTTAGGCAACCACTAGACCCCGAAGCTTAAGCTGTGGGGGAATGGGCCGACATTGTATATCAAGCTCACACTAATCAGGTATTAAAGCAGTAAAGAACAAGGTATGGTTGAATTCCAGTTAATGTCTGCTGTCTTCTTAGCTAATATGCTAGATGGCAAGATGTACAAAGAAAGACACTGCAGAGCATTATCCAGGGCTTTGCCAGTATGGTCTCGCCGACCTCAGCTAAGTGCATTTGAACAAATTCTTATGCTAACAATGGTATATATTTGATTCTCTATAGAACTTGGGATGAGAATAGACAGCACATAGATTTACTGCAAGTAAAGTGAGTTTTAGCCACATTATTCTTCAACGTTATACTGTTCACACCGCATGCAGAAAAGAATGACCTCTTGGATCAACATATGCATCTAGAGGGTCCTAGAGTCATTTCTTCTCATCAGGTCATCCTTAAAATATGTCATGGCAGAAAAGGGAGGACTCGTGTAGACTTACTCAGCCCAGCAGGATTCCATAAGCGAAGCCAACATTGGCGGAGTATTGGCTGGGATAGCAAGCCTTCTGTTCTGGAAGGCAACAGCTCCAACTACCTGAGACATAGAACAACTTGTTTACAAAAGGcgaaaaaattggaaataaacATTTGAAGTTGACATTTAATGTGCAGGAGAAAGCACAATAAAGTAGATGCAAATCATGACTCGTACCTGGGCGGGGCTAAGACCACTCCAAGGTTGTTCCATTGTTACAAGTTCCCAGAGGATTACTCCAAAACTGTAAACATCAGACTTCTCATTTGAGGGCTCTCCGCGAAGAAATTCTGGAGCCATCCACTCGGGCTGAAAAGAAAAGTTAGTGAGTTACATGTTAATTGATGCACTGCGAAgtaaaatttcaacctgcaaaATATTGATAGAAATACCTGACTTTATATGGAGAACATAAAAAAAGAGTTCATAGTCATTTGCTCAAAGCATTCATACATCACCAAATGAGGAAAGAGACTAAATGTGAAacacaggaaaaaaaaaaaaaaaaacaaaacaagaaaaatgtttGAACACCTCTATATTTTTGAAGAGAAAGCTCTACttgataaaagaaattatGTGAAGTGGGAACTTCATGATGGCAGAAATCAAGAATTTAATCCCTGTAACAAGTATTTATGAGACAAAAACCACATCAACAAACATTGACCAATCTGCATCCTATTCTTAGGAAGAAAGAACTGGACTACCAGATCATTCATTAACATAAATAAAGATTAATCActgaccaaaagaaaataaataaataaataaagattcATCAAGGATGATAAAGATTTTCCAGTACGGTCTGGTTTGGCACCCTTGCTCTGATTGGGGAGCAATAGGCACCACCCCAAAGGCTAGTTGTGCACACTCGAGCACAACCTCTGTGTGTGTGGTGtgctctgtgtgtgtgtgtgtgtgtgtgtgtgtgtgtgtgtgagagagagagagagagagagagagagagagagagagagaggagaggctTACTGTTCCTGCGACAGACTTAGATGAGATGAAAGTGTTCGCCTTAAATCTGGACAACCCAAAATCACATACCTGAGGATAAATGAAAGAGATTAATTATGTCCACAGCATGCCAATTGGAGAACTCAAAGTAAAATGTTAAACCTTTTTATGTTAACGTACCTTCGCTGTCCAATTTTTATCAACTAACAAATTGGGAGATTTAAGATCCCAATGGACGATAGGAGGGTTAAGACAATGGAGGTAATTGATCCCTTTGGCCTGCATTGAAGACAGCATATATAGTTTCACTAACAACAAACACAGCAAGTgaacaaacaaacaatgaTGATTAATTATACGAACCACATCCAATGCC
The window above is part of the Prunus dulcis chromosome 1, ALMONDv2, whole genome shotgun sequence genome. Proteins encoded here:
- the LOC117619910 gene encoding uncharacterized protein LOC117619910, encoding MVKDLFLQAGLILVVVVAFLAIHNIPQKLLANLRFRFRNKPKAQAKRHFVLGAQLLAQARSAASPSSASSLSKQALDEAEKAISLDPKDAAAHILKALALDSQGYKTSALDAIDVALSPFAAKSLTEEERGDALVKRAEIRLSMNRRGQVDSVIADLTRAVELSPENVKAFCTLGECYEGKKMTEEARTAYEAALKVQPRLKVARDALDRLGSS